Part of the Candidatus Omnitrophota bacterium genome, AAATACATTTACACCCAAAAGTTACCTGCGCCATAAGTAATAGAGATTCTGGAAACATGTCTTTAGTGTATGGAGATACTGGACAGGCTATTAATAACCGCAGGGGATTCCTTAAGGGTATCGGTATAGATTACCTAGATATAGTTTGTGCAAAGCAGGTCCATTCAAATAATGTGGTTTATGTCAAAGAAGGCGATAAGGGCAAGGGGGCAAGCTATTATGATGATTCCATCGATGCTGCAGATGCGCTTATAACAGATTGCAGGAATTTGCCTTTGGCGGTATTCAGCGCGGATTGCTTGAGTATATTTATTTATGATAAGAATTCCCTTTCAATCGCTTTAGTGCATGCAGGCAGAAGCGGTACCCTTGCCGGTATAATATCCAGGACTATAGGCTTAATGCAGAAAATATTTTTTTCTGTTCCGGGTGATTTAATTGTTGCTTTTGGCCCATGTATCCGTTCCTGCTGTTATAAGGTTAAGAGTGAGGTAGCGGGATTGTATTCTTCCGGCGTGATTAAGATCAACGGCCATTTTTATCTGGATATAGCCGCATTGAACAAATCGGAGTTGCTAGGTCTTGGAGTTAAGGAGCAGAATATAAACGATTCCGGGATTTGTACTTCTTGTAATAATAAACACTATTACTCTTATTATAAAGAGGGTAAGTCATCAGGCAGGATCATGTCAGTTATGATGCTTAAGTAAATATTTTTCTCTAAAGCAATACTAGTAAAACTTATTGTTATCGGACTAAAAAGGGAGGGATTACATGCTTAAAGCTCTTGTGACTTATTATTCGCGTAGCGGAAACACCAAGAAAATGGCTGATATTATCGGTACAGGCATAAATAAAGACGGTATCGCCTGTGAGGTCAAAGAAGTAAGTGAGGTTAAGGCTGAGGCGCTTGTTGAATACGGGCTAATTATAATCGGTTCGCCTACATATTACGGAAGCATGGCTGCTGAAGTGAAAAAACTTCTGGATGATTCCGTAAAATTGCATGGTAAACTTGATGGCAAGATAGGTGCGGCATTTTCATCAAGCGCAAATATAGCCGGAGGCAATGAAACCACTATCCTAGATATCTTGAATGCCATGCTCATTCATGGTATGATAATTCAAGGCGATCCCCGCGGAGATCACTATGGCCCGGTGGCAATAGGAGCTCCTGATGAGCGCGTAATCAAGGAATGCCAGAGGTTTGCGGCCAGATTAGCCAGGCTTGCCAGAAGACTGCAGGAATGATATGCATATAGTAATATTAATTACGGTTCCCAAGAAGAATGAGGCTCTACGTATCGCAAAGAAGCTTATAGAAGCAAAATTAGCAGCTTGCGTAAATATTATCCCTAAGGTCAATTCGGTTTTTTGGTGGGGATCTAAAGCTGATAATGCATCGGAGTTATTATTGATAGTAAAGTCAAAGAAATCATATTTTACTAAACTTGTTAATACCGTAAAGCTTTTACATAGTTATAAGGTGCCGGAGATAATTGCGTTGCCGATAGTCTCCGGAAATAAAGCGTATCTGGATTGGATTGATGAATCTCTCGGGTAATCCTATAGACTATCTGGTCGTTTTTTCAGGGGGCATACTGTTGAGTTTTAGCCCGTGCACCTACCCTTTAATCCCGGTGAGCCTGGGTTATATTGGCGTGAATGCTTCCGGTTCTAGGTTGCGCGGATTTTCGCTTAGTTTAATATATGTTACCGGATTAGCTGTTACATATTCCGTTCTCGGATTATTGGCTTCCTTAACCGGGCAGTTCTTTGGTCAGCTTAGCACCCATCCTTTGACTAGGTTAATAGTAGGATTGATAATTACGATTTTTGGGCTGAGCATGCTGGGTAATTTATTCATTAAACTTCCTCAGCTTAAGCTTATGGGGTTAACAAAAAAGGACGGCTATCCGGCTGTATTTTTTCTGGGCTTAAGCTCTGGTTTAATAATCAGTCCCTGCATAACGCCTGTTTTAGGCTCAATACTGGCATATATAGCTACAAAGCATAATCTTTTTTATGGCGTTACTCTGTTATTTACTTTTGCCTTCGGCATGGGCATTATTTTTATCTTATCTGGTACGTTTGCTTCGTTTCTGGCTAGTTTACCGAAATCCGGCAAGTGGATGGAGTATATCAGGACGATATTTGGTCTGGTCATTGCTTCTATAGGCTTATTTATTATTATTAATGCGCTAAGGAGGATAATAATATGAGAAAGCTTGTTTTAATTTTAGCTTTTTTTGTTTTTGTAAACTTTTCAGTTGTTTTCGGAGTGGGGGAAAAGCCTGTAAGCAAAGCCGTTGATTTTGAGCTTATTGATACACATGATGATTTGGTCAAACTAAGCAGTTATAAGGATAAGCAGCCGGTGCTTTTGTTTTTCTGGACTACATGGTGCCCGTTTTGCCAGAAAGAACTCAGGGTGTTAAACAGCATGTATTCTCAGCTCTTAGAGGGCGGAGTAGAAGTTTTATCAATTAATGTGGGAGAGTCTCCCGATAAGGTAAGCAATTTTATTAAGAATTATTACCTGGCATTTAGAGTTTTACTGGATAAGGATTCTGCTGTTGCGCGCCAGTTCGGTATTTTAGGCGTGCCTACTTATTTGCTGGTTAATAAGGAAGGCAACATTGTGTTCAGCGATAACTTTTTCCCAAACAATTATAAAGACCTCATTTCCCGGCAAGAAAAATAATTCAGTGCTGCGTAATTTAATAAGGGTAGTTGCTGTTTTCTTAGACGGGGGTGATTTTTAACTTGGGGCTGTATTTACGCCTTTTGTCTAAAACAGGTATTATTAGAAAAGATGGCTAGCCGGAATAAGATAAAAGGCCTTATAGAAAAGTGGAAGAAAAGGAACATCAACGGTTATTTCTTTGAAAACAGGCAAGATGCGCTTAAGGAGATAGTCAATAATATACCTGTATCAGCCGGAATAGGGATTTCAGGCTCCGTGACCTTGGACCAGCTTGGCTTGGTTGGCATATTGGAAAAAAGGGGAAATAAAGTATATAACCAATATAAGCCTGGTATCGACAGACAAGAGAGCCTAAGGTTGCGTAAAGAAGGCTCTCGGGCTGAATTCTATCTTGCAAGCGCAAATGCAATTTCTGAAAATGGCGAACTTGTTTTCTTAAGCGCATGGGGTAACCGCACAAGCGGTATTGCCTATGCGGATAACGTAATTATTGTTTGCGGAATAAACAAAATATGTAAAGATGCAGCCGAGGCAATAAAAAGGAGCAGGGATTATGCAGCCCCGCTTAATTGCAAGCGGCTTAATTGGCAAAGCTATTGTTTTAACGGTAAGGCGTGCAACCAGGAGCTTTGCCTTTTTCCTGAATATAAAAGGATGTGCTGCCAGCTCCTTCTAGTCGAAGCAGAAATCAAGCCGGATAGGCTGAAGATATTTATAATAAATGAAAATCTTGGATTCTAGGGAGGCACAAAGATGTTTGACAAAGTTAAGCAGTTGATGGATATGCAGAATAAAATGCAGCAGGTAAAGCGGCAGCTTGAGAATACGGTATTTGAGG contains:
- a CDS encoding divalent-cation tolerance protein CutA, translating into MHIVILITVPKKNEALRIAKKLIEAKLAACVNIIPKVNSVFWWGSKADNASELLLIVKSKKSYFTKLVNTVKLLHSYKVPEIIALPIVSGNKAYLDWIDESLG
- a CDS encoding flavodoxin family protein — protein: MLKALVTYYSRSGNTKKMADIIGTGINKDGIACEVKEVSEVKAEALVEYGLIIIGSPTYYGSMAAEVKKLLDDSVKLHGKLDGKIGAAFSSSANIAGGNETTILDILNAMLIHGMIIQGDPRGDHYGPVAIGAPDERVIKECQRFAARLARLARRLQE
- a CDS encoding TlpA family protein disulfide reductase, with amino-acid sequence MRKLVLILAFFVFVNFSVVFGVGEKPVSKAVDFELIDTHDDLVKLSSYKDKQPVLLFFWTTWCPFCQKELRVLNSMYSQLLEGGVEVLSINVGESPDKVSNFIKNYYLAFRVLLDKDSAVARQFGILGVPTYLLVNKEGNIVFSDNFFPNNYKDLISRQEK
- the pgeF gene encoding peptidoglycan editing factor PgeF codes for the protein MPEIHLHPKVTCAISNRDSGNMSLVYGDTGQAINNRRGFLKGIGIDYLDIVCAKQVHSNNVVYVKEGDKGKGASYYDDSIDAADALITDCRNLPLAVFSADCLSIFIYDKNSLSIALVHAGRSGTLAGIISRTIGLMQKIFFSVPGDLIVAFGPCIRSCCYKVKSEVAGLYSSGVIKINGHFYLDIAALNKSELLGLGVKEQNINDSGICTSCNNKHYYSYYKEGKSSGRIMSVMMLK